The following are from one region of the Hemiscyllium ocellatum isolate sHemOce1 chromosome 26, sHemOce1.pat.X.cur, whole genome shotgun sequence genome:
- the ren gene encoding renin codes for MKWLLVLWSLCVLADALKRIPLRKMPSIRQSLRQLGLKVSDVSPEANWDFLMKPNNGTAPTILTNYLDTQYFGEISIGTPPQNFKVIFDTGSANLWIPSTNCSPIYTACFSHNRYDSSTSRTYEANGQGFAIQYGSGNVKGFLSQDIVMVANIPVIQVFAEATALPAYPFIFAKFDGILGMGFRTIAIDNIKPVFERILDQHVLNEEVFSVYYNRDSRGTPGGEMILGGTDPSYYSGEFHYLNLLKKGYWQIELKGISVGGEMLFCRKGCAAIVDTGSSYITGPAAAVSSLVNAIGATVLEEGEYIVNCDKIHLLPHISFNMGGRTYLLKGEDYIMKESQFGEDVCTVTFSGLDIPPPAGPVWILGANFIGRYYTEFDYKNNRIGFATAI; via the exons GATCCCTCTCCGTAAAATGCCATCCATTCGCCAATCTCTGCGGCAACTTGGATTGAAAGTGTCGGATGTCTCTCCTGAGGCTAATTGGGACTTTCTAATGAAGCCGAACAATGGAACAGCCCCGACCATCCTTACCAACTACCTGGAT ACCCAATACTTTGGGGAGATCAGCATCGGGACCCCGCCACAGAACTTCAAAGTCATTTTCGACACTGGCTCTGCCAACCTCTGGATACCATCGACCAACTGTTCGCCCATTTACACAGCTTGTT TTTCCCACAACAGATATGACTCCTCCACCTCAAGGACATATGAGGCCAATGGACAAGGGTTTGCTATTCAATATGGATCTGGCAATGTGAAGGGATTCCTCAGTCAAGATATTGTAATG GTGGCCAATATCCCAGTTATCCAAGTGTTTGCTGAAGCTACTGCCTTGCCAGCTTATCCTTTTATCTTTGCCAAGTTTGATGGGATCCTGGGCATGGGGTTCCGGACTATTGCTATTGACAACATAAAGCCGGTGTTCGAGCGAATCTTGGATCAACATGTTCTCAATGAAGAAGTCTTTTCTGTTTACTATAACAG AGACTCCAGAGGAACTCCAGGTGGAGAGATGATACTGGGGGGCACTGATCCTTCCTACTACAGTGGTGAGTTCCACTATCTGAACCTGCTCAAGAAAGGTTACTGGCAAATCGAACTGAAAGG GATTTCGGTCGGTGGAGAGATGTTGTTCTGTCGTAAAGGCTGTGCAGCCATTGTCGATACTGGATCCTCCTACATCACTGGACCAGCCGCAGCAGTTTCCTCTCTAGTGAATGCTATTGGAGCCACGGTCCTAGAAGAGGGAGAG TACATCGTGAACTGTGACAAAATCCATCTATTGCCTCACATTTCTTTCAACATGGGAGGGAGGACCTATTTATTAAAGGGTGAAGACTACATTATGAAG GAATCCCAGTTTGGAGAAGATGTCTGCACAGTTACTTTTTCTGGACTTGATATCCCCCCGCCTGCTGGCCCTGTCTGGATCCTGGGTGCCAACTTTATTGGTCGATATTACACTGAATTTGATTACAAGAACAACAGGATAGGTTTCGCCACTGCGATCTGA